In the Colwellia sp. 20A7 genome, one interval contains:
- the flgK gene encoding flagellar hook-associated protein FlgK: protein MSVSLYQSGVSGLSAAQQQLATTSNNIANVNTEGYNRQRAEQNASMGLVTGGNYIGTGTYVQDITRVYDEFSYKEQTLSQSNLSNADLFDRRLTQLDQIMSTGGGAVVTSLESFYQAINSIADNPGDAGLRSIALSQANILSNDFNELTNTFDQMTSAVNGEISQVATRISEISYELAKLNETMAHSQGVSGQANQLLDKRDQLITELSSYTKVTTLEDQYGVQTVMIGQGTTLVAGITPFTLQVNVGDPDVTQTQISLVSGASTVALNGAKLGGSLGANFEFRDEDLREIGTEIDRLAMAISSTLNDTQASGLDLNGLQGANIFTDINTAQLQQGRVLSPSSNTGGTSAQVTINDVSLVTTDEFEVRFDGTDFTLYNLTSGGSENLGPPGGGSPAGTHTPTNPDYGFSFVETGTPLAGDLFIIEPTRNSAALMQTTLTDGTSIAASSAVAITASTNNVSDGTIAITNVLDPEAARTYDVTVDVYESTPGTFSYRVYDSSTPPPAPTIASGSYVAGASATVDIPSGSPVFQIEITGDLAGEGVNARETFTIGDAFGVGNATHALVMAKTQEEKVTDGGEETFSQSLATSTAVVGAKASNAELVADTAQALYTQAYNRNQATSGVNLDEEAANLLKFQQAYQAASQIISTANTIFDTILAAVR from the coding sequence ATGTCAGTAAGTTTATATCAAAGTGGCGTCAGTGGCTTGTCAGCAGCCCAACAACAGTTAGCTACTACAAGTAATAACATTGCTAATGTAAATACTGAGGGCTATAACCGACAACGTGCAGAGCAAAATGCATCAATGGGCTTAGTCACCGGTGGTAATTACATTGGTACTGGTACTTATGTTCAAGACATAACTCGAGTGTACGACGAATTTTCATATAAAGAACAAACGCTCAGTCAAAGTAACTTAAGTAACGCGGATTTATTTGATAGGCGTTTAACACAGCTTGATCAAATTATGAGTACGGGTGGTGGCGCAGTTGTTACTTCTTTAGAGAGCTTTTATCAAGCGATTAACAGTATTGCAGACAACCCTGGCGATGCAGGCTTGCGTAGCATAGCACTGAGCCAAGCCAATATTTTAAGTAACGATTTTAATGAATTAACTAATACCTTTGACCAAATGACAAGTGCGGTAAATGGTGAAATTTCACAAGTTGCTACTAGAATCTCTGAGATTTCATACGAATTAGCTAAGTTGAATGAAACAATGGCACACTCACAAGGCGTGTCAGGCCAAGCTAATCAATTGCTTGATAAACGTGATCAATTAATTACAGAACTAAGTAGTTATACAAAAGTGACCACGCTCGAAGATCAATATGGTGTTCAAACAGTAATGATAGGCCAAGGTACAACGTTGGTTGCAGGTATTACCCCTTTTACCCTGCAAGTTAATGTTGGTGATCCTGACGTAACACAAACACAAATAAGTTTAGTGAGTGGTGCTAGTACTGTTGCGCTAAATGGTGCCAAGTTAGGTGGCTCTTTAGGTGCTAATTTTGAGTTTAGAGATGAAGATTTAAGAGAAATAGGCACAGAGATTGATCGTTTAGCGATGGCAATTTCTTCAACATTGAATGACACACAAGCCAGTGGCTTAGATTTAAATGGTTTGCAAGGTGCCAATATATTCACTGACATAAATACCGCTCAGTTACAGCAAGGTAGGGTGTTGTCGCCTTCTTCTAATACCGGTGGAACATCAGCGCAAGTCACTATTAATGATGTGTCATTAGTAACAACTGATGAATTTGAAGTACGTTTTGATGGTACTGACTTTACACTATATAACTTAACCTCAGGTGGTAGTGAAAACTTAGGTCCTCCAGGTGGTGGCTCTCCTGCAGGCACACATACACCTACCAATCCAGATTATGGTTTTTCATTTGTTGAAACAGGCACTCCGCTTGCTGGCGATCTATTCATTATAGAGCCAACAAGAAATAGTGCGGCATTAATGCAGACAACACTAACTGATGGTACGTCCATTGCTGCAAGTAGTGCCGTTGCTATTACAGCAAGTACTAATAATGTTAGTGATGGCACAATAGCAATAACTAACGTGCTAGACCCAGAAGCAGCGAGAACTTACGACGTTACCGTTGATGTTTACGAAAGTACACCTGGTACTTTTAGCTATCGTGTTTATGACAGTAGCACACCACCGCCTGCACCTACTATTGCTTCAGGTAGTTATGTTGCTGGTGCTAGTGCAACGGTTGATATTCCATCAGGCTCACCTGTTTTTCAAATTGAAATTACAGGAGACCTTGCTGGTGAAGGTGTTAATGCTCGTGAAACCTTTACGATAGGTGATGCATTTGGTGTTGGTAATGCTACTCATGCCCTTGTGATGGCTAAAACACAAGAAGAAAAAGTTACTGACGGAGGTGAGGAAACCTTTAGTCAAAGTTTGGCAACGTCAACTGCTGTTGTTGGTGCTAAAGCGAGTAATGCAGAATTAGTCGCAGATACTGCTCAAGCATTATATACACAAGCTTATAATCGAAACCAAGCTACATCAGGGGTCAACCTTGATGAAGAAGCTGCTAATCTTTTGAAATTTCAACAGGCTTATCAAGCGGCATCACAAATAATTTCTACGGCAAATACTATTTTTGACACCATTCTAGCTGCCGTAAGGTAA
- the flgL gene encoding flagellar hook-associated protein FlgL encodes MRVSTAQFYFQSAQMMSQKTSEVSDQMAHISSGLRVHTAKDDAVSYGTLSGLKDDLANIEKYKSNIIMAESDNNLQDVVFGDAELVLNRITEDMLLANNGRMSTEDLQTLANQLRDSFDQLLDISNTQNENGDYIFAGFQNNLQPFSQNTDGSVVYSGDTGVNELQVSKNITIATNQTGDAAFLNVENAIGDFTADYITNTSGVAVESAKVADRNAYNTAVTPHDYTFSFDAITNDLTVTDSGGGIVFPAAPYTAGQTITFDGVDVTLSGNPLPGDSFVISEEEEISIFETISGAIEWMERGVVSDDQNPEQHQVDYSALLTQLNSATSHMTSRRVDAGVRLQVLETQENRHLDTELATAINLGQLQDLDYAKAISEFEQSQIALQASQQTFTTVQGLSLFNYI; translated from the coding sequence ATGCGTGTATCTACAGCTCAATTTTACTTTCAAAGTGCTCAGATGATGAGCCAGAAAACATCTGAAGTAAGTGACCAAATGGCACATATATCAAGTGGTTTACGTGTACATACTGCAAAAGATGATGCAGTTTCTTATGGTACATTATCAGGTTTGAAAGACGATTTAGCCAATATTGAAAAATACAAAAGTAATATTATTATGGCTGAAAGTGATAATAATTTACAAGATGTTGTTTTTGGTGATGCAGAGCTCGTTTTGAATCGCATAACAGAAGATATGCTACTCGCTAATAATGGTCGTATGTCTACCGAAGATTTACAGACGTTAGCAAATCAACTAAGAGATAGTTTTGATCAATTACTTGATATCTCTAATACACAAAATGAAAACGGTGACTATATATTTGCTGGCTTCCAGAATAATTTACAACCCTTTAGTCAAAATACTGACGGTTCAGTTGTTTACAGTGGCGATACAGGTGTAAATGAATTACAAGTTTCCAAAAATATAACGATAGCCACTAATCAAACCGGTGATGCTGCTTTTTTAAATGTTGAAAATGCTATTGGTGACTTTACTGCTGATTATATTACCAATACATCAGGAGTAGCGGTTGAGAGCGCTAAAGTTGCTGACCGGAATGCATATAATACGGCAGTTACTCCACATGACTATACCTTTTCTTTTGATGCAATAACTAATGACTTAACAGTGACTGACAGTGGTGGCGGCATTGTTTTTCCTGCTGCGCCTTATACTGCGGGGCAAACTATTACCTTTGATGGCGTTGACGTAACGTTAAGCGGCAACCCATTGCCGGGTGACAGCTTTGTTATTAGTGAAGAAGAAGAAATTAGTATTTTTGAAACCATTAGCGGTGCCATTGAATGGATGGAACGTGGTGTGGTATCAGATGATCAAAACCCGGAGCAACATCAAGTAGATTACAGCGCACTACTTACACAACTTAATTCAGCTACAAGTCATATGACTTCTAGACGGGTAGATGCTGGTGTGCGTTTGCAAGTGCTTGAAACTCAAGAAAACAGGCATCTAGATACTGAACTAGCCACAGCGATAAACCTTGGGCAATTACAAGATTTAGATTACGCCAAAGCTATCTCAGAATTTGAGCAATCACAAATAGCTCTGCAAGCTTCACAGCAAACGTTTACCACTGTGCAGGGCTTAAGCTTATTTAACTATATTTAA
- a CDS encoding flagellin yields MALSVVTNTASINAQRNLSKSGEGLATSMQRLSSGMRINSAKDDAAGMQIANRLTSQVNGLGVAQRNANDGISMAQTAEGAMQESSAILQRMRDLALQSANGSNGAEDRAALQKEVGALQQELTRIAETTKFGATSLLDGTFGTKQFQVGANANETINVSLGNMAADAIGAYEVNDSATVLGNTATATAPLTTAISNVTTAGLNINGTDIPDAGVTGKGAAEIADTINDASAGVTATAELDVTLAGLTSADDSTLTFQKAGGALDTYELATFGGDLDRLAEEMLADGYDALVDDGVLIIKAVGVDGIQMTGTAGTATLANNATGGAAIAGGVTNNDISISSTLTLSSSQKIGISGTGVDEILAEGTSISPTGGTGALTTIEDLDISGTTSVGAQDAITVIDAALAQIDSSRAALGAVQNRFSHTISNLANVAENVSASRSRIEDTDFASETAIMTKNQILQQAGTTMLAQANQIPQAALSLLG; encoded by the coding sequence ATGGCTTTATCAGTAGTAACTAATACAGCATCAATTAACGCACAGCGTAACTTAAGTAAATCTGGTGAGGGACTTGCAACCTCTATGCAACGCTTATCTTCAGGTATGCGTATTAACAGCGCCAAAGATGATGCGGCTGGTATGCAAATCGCTAACCGTTTAACATCACAGGTTAATGGTTTAGGCGTAGCACAACGTAATGCGAACGACGGTATTTCAATGGCGCAAACTGCTGAAGGTGCCATGCAAGAATCATCGGCTATTTTACAACGTATGCGTGACTTAGCCTTGCAATCAGCGAACGGCTCGAATGGCGCAGAAGATAGAGCAGCGCTGCAGAAAGAGGTAGGCGCGTTGCAACAAGAATTAACGCGTATCGCTGAAACCACTAAATTTGGTGCTACCAGTTTACTTGATGGTACCTTTGGTACGAAACAGTTCCAAGTAGGGGCCAATGCTAATGAAACCATTAATGTTTCTTTAGGTAATATGGCGGCTGATGCGATCGGTGCTTATGAAGTTAATGATTCTGCAACAGTGTTAGGTAATACAGCTACTGCAACAGCGCCATTAACGACAGCTATAAGTAATGTTACCACGGCAGGGCTAAACATTAATGGTACTGATATTCCTGATGCAGGTGTAACAGGTAAAGGTGCTGCGGAAATAGCAGATACGATTAATGACGCCTCTGCAGGTGTAACAGCTACTGCTGAATTAGATGTGACCCTTGCCGGCTTAACTTCTGCTGATGATAGTACCTTAACTTTTCAAAAAGCAGGTGGTGCTCTAGATACCTATGAATTAGCAACCTTTGGTGGTGATTTAGACCGCTTAGCAGAAGAAATGTTAGCAGATGGTTATGATGCACTTGTTGATGATGGCGTATTAATTATAAAAGCTGTTGGCGTAGACGGTATCCAAATGACGGGTACAGCAGGTACAGCAACATTAGCAAATAATGCTACTGGTGGTGCTGCTATAGCCGGTGGTGTAACGAATAATGATATTAGTATTTCTTCAACATTAACCTTATCTTCATCTCAAAAAATTGGTATTTCGGGTACTGGTGTTGATGAGATTCTTGCTGAAGGCACCAGTATCAGCCCTACAGGCGGAACAGGTGCTCTAACAACTATAGAAGACCTTGATATATCAGGAACGACTTCTGTAGGGGCACAAGATGCAATAACCGTCATTGATGCTGCTTTAGCACAAATTGACAGTTCACGAGCAGCTTTGGGTGCGGTTCAAAACCGTTTTTCTCATACTATTAGTAACTTAGCTAACGTTGCCGAGAATGTCTCAGCGTCACGAAGCCGTATTGAAGACACTGATTTTGCCTCAGAAACGGCGATAATGACTAAAAACCAAATATTGCAACAAGCGGGTACAACTATGCTGGCACAGGCGAACCAAATACCGCAAGCGGCATTGAGTTTATTAGGCTAG
- a CDS encoding flagellin encodes MALSVVTNTSSLNAQRNLTKSGDGLATSMQRLSSGMRINSAKDDAAGMQIANRLTSQVNGLAVAQRNANDGISMAQTAEGAMQESSAILQRMRDLALQSANGSNSADDRDSLQKEIGALQQELTRIAETTKFGTTSLLDGSFGTKQFQVGANANETINVTLGNTSADAIGANQINGAGTTATAANNIGDAEPSLLSTNMGTSGDTWNINGTDVSFNSGDGASTIAANINDESTGVKAQAVLTTRIQGLSASDAGTFNIYKEGAVEDTFELASYGGDMERLTEDLQAAGYNAVFDQGLNSGAGGIDIVATDIDGFEITASPVGTVEMGPAGALLTSGAGALSHSAELHLSSSEKIGISGTTVDQILGQGFDGNNIAASGGASALNSVEDIDISGVTAENSQAAIEVIDAALAQIDSNRAALGAVQNRFTHTISNLANVQENVSASRSRIQDTDFAQETAVMTKNQILQQAGTTILAQANQIPQAAISLLGG; translated from the coding sequence ATGGCTTTATCAGTAGTAACTAACACATCATCGCTTAACGCCCAAAGAAATCTAACTAAATCGGGTGATGGTTTAGCAACATCTATGCAACGTTTATCTTCGGGTATGCGTATTAATAGCGCTAAAGACGATGCTGCCGGGATGCAAATTGCTAATCGATTAACCTCTCAAGTTAATGGCTTGGCGGTAGCTCAACGTAATGCTAACGACGGTATTTCAATGGCGCAAACAGCGGAAGGTGCAATGCAAGAATCATCTGCTATCTTACAGCGTATGCGTGATTTAGCATTACAGTCAGCGAATGGTTCAAACTCTGCTGATGATAGAGATTCATTACAAAAAGAAATAGGGGCTTTACAACAAGAATTAACACGTATCGCTGAAACGACAAAATTTGGTACTACCAGTTTACTTGATGGTAGCTTTGGTACTAAGCAATTTCAAGTCGGTGCTAATGCCAATGAAACCATTAATGTGACTTTAGGCAATACATCCGCAGATGCTATTGGTGCTAATCAAATCAACGGTGCAGGTACCACAGCTACGGCGGCAAATAATATTGGTGACGCTGAACCGTCTTTGCTATCTACTAATATGGGAACGTCAGGAGATACTTGGAATATTAATGGTACAGATGTATCTTTTAATAGTGGTGATGGTGCTTCCACTATCGCGGCAAATATTAACGATGAATCTACCGGTGTTAAAGCTCAAGCTGTATTAACCACGCGAATTCAGGGCTTATCCGCTTCCGATGCAGGCACGTTTAATATTTATAAAGAAGGTGCTGTAGAAGATACCTTTGAGTTAGCTTCTTATGGTGGTGATATGGAGCGTCTTACTGAAGATTTACAAGCAGCTGGTTACAATGCTGTATTTGATCAAGGTTTAAATTCTGGGGCTGGTGGTATAGATATTGTTGCAACAGATATTGATGGTTTTGAGATTACCGCTTCGCCTGTGGGGACTGTAGAAATGGGACCAGCAGGTGCTTTATTAACGTCAGGTGCTGGCGCTTTATCTCATTCTGCAGAGTTACATTTATCATCATCAGAAAAAATTGGTATTTCAGGTACTACAGTTGATCAAATTCTTGGACAGGGTTTTGATGGTAATAATATAGCGGCTAGTGGAGGTGCAAGCGCTTTAAATTCAGTAGAAGATATTGATATTTCAGGTGTTACCGCGGAAAATTCTCAGGCGGCTATTGAGGTTATAGATGCGGCATTAGCACAAATAGACTCTAATCGTGCCGCGTTAGGTGCGGTACAAAATCGCTTTACCCACACAATAAGTAACCTAGCGAATGTTCAAGAAAACGTTTCAGCATCTAGAAGTCGTATTCAAGATACCGACTTTGCACAAGAAACAGCAGTAATGACCAAAAACCAAATATTACAACAAGCAGGGACCACTATTTTGGCGCAAGCGAATCAGATACCACAAGCGGCGATTAGTTTACTCGGCGGCTAA
- a CDS encoding flagellin, whose translation MALSVITNSSSINAQRNLSKSSEGLATSMQRLSSGMRINSAKDDAAGMQIANRLTSQVNGLGVAQRNANDGISMAQTAEGAMQESSAILQRMRDLALQSANGSNGADDRAALQKEVGALQQELTRIAETTSFGSTSLLDGSFGTKQFQVGANANETINVSLGNMSADAIGEYAVSGAGSVLGTAGDTTLALQNATTADATLNINGKTVSVAANDGAEKIAVKINDAASGVTASSKLETTLTGLDSSDVGDLKIGEDTYALASYGGDAARLAEAMVADGYDVVESGGDLTIKATGVDGIELIATAGLASLGAGTAAGSQAVSSTLELSSPDKIGISGASVDEILGGGLAATGGSGKLTSVESMDISGVTSDGAQSAIQTIDAALAQIDSQRADLGAVQNRFSHTISNLSNVAENVSASRSRIEDTDFASETAVMTKNQILQQAGTTILAQSNQLPQAALSLLG comes from the coding sequence ATGGCTTTATCAGTAATTACGAATAGCTCGTCAATCAATGCACAACGTAACCTAAGTAAATCAAGTGAAGGTTTAGCAACATCAATGCAACGTTTATCTTCTGGTATGCGTATTAATAGCGCAAAAGATGATGCTGCTGGTATGCAAATTGCCAACCGTTTAACGTCTCAAGTTAATGGTTTAGGTGTAGCGCAACGTAATGCAAACGATGGTATTTCAATGGCGCAAACTGCTGAAGGTGCAATGCAAGAATCGTCAGCTATACTACAACGTATGCGTGATTTAGCATTGCAATCAGCTAATGGATCAAACGGTGCAGATGACCGTGCGGCACTTCAAAAAGAAGTAGGCGCGCTACAACAAGAGCTAACGCGTATTGCTGAAACAACCAGTTTTGGTTCAACAAGCTTATTAGATGGTTCTTTTGGTACTAAGCAATTCCAAGTAGGTGCTAATGCCAATGAAACGATCAACGTTTCTTTGGGTAATATGTCGGCAGATGCGATTGGTGAATATGCTGTTAGTGGTGCAGGTAGTGTTTTAGGGACTGCGGGTGATACTACTTTAGCACTTCAAAATGCTACGACCGCAGATGCAACACTAAATATAAATGGTAAAACTGTTTCTGTCGCTGCTAATGACGGCGCTGAAAAAATAGCCGTTAAGATTAATGATGCCGCTTCAGGTGTAACGGCGAGTTCTAAGTTGGAAACGACATTAACCGGTTTAGATTCATCTGATGTAGGTGATTTGAAAATTGGCGAAGATACTTATGCATTGGCTTCTTATGGTGGTGATGCTGCACGTTTGGCTGAAGCTATGGTCGCTGATGGCTATGATGTGGTTGAATCTGGTGGTGATTTAACTATTAAGGCAACAGGCGTAGATGGTATTGAACTTATTGCTACCGCAGGTTTAGCTTCATTAGGTGCTGGTACTGCAGCTGGTTCACAAGCTGTCTCATCTACACTAGAATTATCATCACCAGATAAAATTGGTATCTCAGGTGCTAGCGTTGATGAAATTTTAGGTGGAGGTTTGGCCGCAACGGGTGGTTCAGGTAAGCTAACATCTGTTGAAAGTATGGATATTTCAGGTGTTACTTCAGACGGTGCACAATCTGCGATACAAACAATTGATGCAGCATTAGCACAAATCGATAGCCAACGTGCTGATTTAGGTGCGGTTCAAAACCGTTTTAGCCATACTATTAGTAATTTGTCTAACGTTGCAGAAAACGTGTCAGCTTCACGAAGCCGTATTGAAGACACTGATTTTGCATCAGAAACAGCGGTAATGACTAAAAACCAAATATTGCAACAAGCAGGTACTACAATATTGGCACAGTCTAACCAATTACCACAAGCAGCATTGAGTCTACTTGGTTAA
- a CDS encoding flagellar protein FlaG — translation MNVQNGNDLGLTGLTSEYKRTSETANQKSAVDQSTNDIIATEDKQGNTVQELSENVVDHEPLKAEQLDKVAQQLQDFMGDLNRNIQFVVDEDSGRDVIKVIDKTSGDLIKQYPSEEVLTLVSKLSDMVGGFIDAKV, via the coding sequence ATGAATGTCCAAAATGGTAATGACCTAGGGTTAACAGGCTTAACCTCTGAATATAAGCGTACTAGTGAAACAGCTAATCAAAAAAGTGCAGTAGATCAAAGTACAAATGACATTATTGCTACTGAAGACAAACAAGGTAATACTGTTCAAGAATTATCAGAAAATGTTGTCGATCACGAGCCATTAAAGGCTGAACAATTAGATAAAGTGGCGCAACAATTGCAAGATTTTATGGGCGATTTAAATCGAAATATTCAGTTTGTTGTTGATGAAGATTCGGGACGAGATGTTATTAAAGTAATTGATAAAACCTCGGGTGATTTAATTAAACAATACCCCTCTGAAGAAGTGCTAACCCTGGTCTCTAAACTATCAGACATGGTTGGTGGTTTTATTGATGCAAAAGTTTAA
- the fliD gene encoding flagellar filament capping protein FliD yields the protein MTGISFTGIGSGLEVSTIIDAIVSAESVPYESRMATLQGAYTTDISAVGALKSALEDVTASFGALGDEDEYQQRTISGRDDFVSLSSDKEAEVGNYSVEVLALATQHKLLSSAIDGDEAVGEGTLSIASGDNSFDIVVSDTDTLSDIRDAINDSSSNSSVSATIITDSSGQHLVLNSKKTGLDNAITVNATEQSNQLTSATGFTSTDTVGSGTLSFGSGGNNFDIAVAATDTLSDIVTAINDSEDNTSVVARIVTDGTGQHLVFNSIEPGTANAVTVTAADGDGGNGDLTGISQFASVNMDVPTPSNSDMTGLSRLTSDTTNKLTSANGFDSSDTVGSGTLSFSSDGNSFDVTIGATDKLDDIVDAINNNGDNTSIKASIVIDDAGDEHLMFSSRQSGGAHAITVTALDDDGDDNDMTGISQFSSVNQTATANIGHMSEIDAASDAKIMIDGTISVTNSDNTFKDVIDGVTITANKVHDVGDDKSKIAITEDNDNVATGINSFIESFNALVALSDQLSSSSESGGAALSGDSLLRGVMSKIRNQFNEAFDSGNGTTLTLSQLGIRTELDGTLSFEQDTLDDLIAESPDRVQSFFLGSEGDNGFVNNMDEFLGFYTDSDGIIQQRMDGKTTQLAKLDTEYEAFQLKMESLESRLLSQYNAMDLLVAQLSSTGSYLLAQLENMPGVVKSSS from the coding sequence ATGACAGGCATTTCATTTACCGGAATAGGCTCTGGCCTTGAAGTCTCTACTATTATTGATGCTATTGTTAGTGCCGAAAGTGTGCCTTATGAGTCGAGAATGGCTACTTTGCAAGGTGCATATACTACTGATATATCTGCAGTGGGTGCGCTAAAGTCAGCTTTAGAAGATGTGACCGCATCTTTTGGTGCCCTTGGTGACGAAGATGAATATCAACAACGTACCATTTCAGGACGAGATGACTTTGTTAGTTTGTCATCAGATAAAGAGGCCGAAGTAGGTAATTATTCTGTAGAAGTTTTAGCCTTAGCTACCCAGCATAAATTATTGTCTTCTGCTATTGATGGCGATGAGGCGGTAGGCGAAGGCACCCTCTCAATAGCGTCTGGTGATAATTCTTTTGATATTGTAGTGTCTGATACTGATACATTAAGTGATATTCGCGATGCGATTAATGACAGCAGTAGTAATTCGTCGGTTAGTGCAACTATTATTACTGATTCATCAGGTCAGCATCTCGTCTTAAATAGTAAAAAAACAGGCTTAGATAATGCTATTACAGTTAATGCTACTGAGCAAAGTAATCAGTTAACGTCAGCTACAGGTTTTACTTCAACTGACACTGTCGGCTCTGGTACGTTATCTTTTGGCTCAGGTGGTAATAATTTTGATATTGCCGTTGCGGCTACCGATACGTTGTCAGACATTGTAACGGCTATTAATGATAGTGAAGATAATACGTCAGTTGTTGCAAGAATCGTTACTGATGGTACTGGCCAACATTTAGTGTTTAATTCTATTGAACCAGGAACTGCTAACGCGGTTACTGTTACCGCCGCAGATGGTGATGGTGGTAATGGTGATTTAACAGGTATTTCTCAGTTTGCATCGGTAAATATGGACGTGCCAACTCCAAGTAATAGCGATATGACAGGATTATCTCGATTAACGTCAGATACTACAAACAAATTAACCTCAGCGAATGGTTTTGATTCAAGCGATACCGTAGGCTCTGGTACATTATCATTTAGCTCTGATGGTAATAGTTTTGATGTAACTATTGGGGCAACAGATAAGTTAGATGATATCGTTGATGCGATTAATAATAATGGTGATAATACCTCTATTAAAGCAAGTATTGTTATTGATGATGCAGGTGATGAACATTTGATGTTTAGTAGTCGACAGTCAGGTGGTGCTCACGCTATTACCGTAACCGCACTAGATGATGACGGTGACGATAATGACATGACGGGTATTTCGCAGTTTAGCTCTGTTAATCAAACCGCAACTGCAAATATTGGGCATATGTCAGAAATTGATGCAGCCTCAGATGCTAAAATTATGATTGATGGTACTATTTCAGTTACTAATAGTGATAATACCTTTAAAGATGTTATTGATGGCGTGACCATCACTGCAAATAAAGTACATGATGTTGGCGATGATAAAAGTAAAATAGCAATTACCGAAGATAATGATAATGTAGCAACAGGTATTAACTCATTTATTGAAAGTTTTAATGCGTTAGTTGCTTTGAGTGATCAATTGAGTAGCTCAAGCGAAAGCGGTGGTGCTGCTTTATCAGGTGATTCTTTACTTCGGGGCGTTATGAGTAAAATTCGTAACCAATTTAATGAAGCATTTGACTCAGGTAATGGCACTACGTTAACGTTATCACAATTAGGTATTCGCACTGAACTTGATGGCACATTAAGCTTTGAGCAGGATACGCTTGATGATTTAATTGCAGAGTCTCCTGACAGAGTACAGTCTTTCTTTTTAGGCTCAGAAGGCGACAATGGCTTTGTTAATAATATGGATGAGTTTCTTGGTTTTTATACTGACAGTGACGGTATAATACAGCAACGAATGGATGGAAAAACAACCCAGTTAGCCAAGTTAGATACTGAATATGAGGCTTTTCAGTTGAAAATGGAGTCATTAGAGTCAAGGTTATTATCACAATATAATGCGATGGACCTTCTTGTTGCACAATTGAGCTCAACTGGCTCATATTTATTAGCCCAATTAGAGAATATGCCTGGGGTTGTTAAATCAAGTAGCTAA
- the fliS gene encoding flagellar export chaperone FliS, with amino-acid sequence MAHVSLKKYQQTTVSNAGEASPYQLVAMLFQKLLDNIATAKGAIAQKDYAKKGAQISNAIAILGVLEGSLDHSQGGDISENLSALYTFSSEKLFEASTNNDIELLNEIALIIIPIKSGWDSIPLAEQGKVSF; translated from the coding sequence ATGGCTCATGTATCATTAAAAAAATATCAACAAACAACGGTAAGTAATGCTGGTGAAGCATCTCCTTATCAATTAGTTGCCATGTTGTTTCAAAAATTGTTGGACAATATAGCAACCGCTAAAGGTGCTATAGCCCAAAAAGACTACGCAAAAAAGGGAGCACAAATATCAAATGCCATCGCTATCTTAGGCGTTTTAGAAGGCTCTCTTGATCATAGTCAAGGTGGTGATATCTCAGAAAATTTATCAGCTTTATACACGTTTAGCTCTGAAAAATTATTTGAAGCAAGCACGAATAACGATATTGAGTTATTAAATGAAATAGCACTTATTATTATCCCAATTAAGTCAGGTTGGGATTCAATTCCACTAGCAGAACAAGGCAAGGTCAGTTTTTAA